One Williamsia sp. DF01-3 genomic region harbors:
- a CDS encoding ParB N-terminal domain-containing protein: protein MGNNTATITPNAETTAVETTAVETIAAATGELLHIDPAELVLDDNVRTDPVLGKDFIASVATGVRLPLYAVRDADGTVKVRDGQRRMLAAREAGLTSVPVYVVAADQAESDDTERTRRRIIDQVIANEARADLKASEKAAAVEQLSLTGLSATKIAKSLHTNKKTVDAALATAASQTARSAVDAANLTLDQGMILAEYDDDPEAVTELVAAAAEGRFDHKAAELKETAPARAAIRAARDELTAQGFTVTTDRSDVVSGYRRLDQLVDAEGSKAAVADLDPDHLLALVSARWRTEYTSADGVALDRDDIDWDLDGEEDADLKPEEGYHDPRTVTRTESCTAEVVWFHRCYEEAGLLTAWEWDQQNRSSKKSTPKDRPLTEAEQAHKDAETRERRKVKTLNKLGVAAQTVRRDKLTEAFGRKTLPKGKAAVVAAFLATTMWHNADLYNVTRQDANAKDIAADLLGGDPIEALDGATGERAQLIALAITCAAHEANLPKDAWRGGHEYLRSIGEGRTRYLTFLTEAFGYALSDIEKVVTGDMNADDINIS from the coding sequence ATGGGAAACAACACCGCCACCATCACCCCCAACGCCGAGACCACCGCCGTCGAGACCACCGCCGTCGAGACCATCGCCGCCGCTACCGGGGAGCTGCTGCATATCGACCCGGCCGAGCTGGTCCTTGATGACAACGTGCGCACCGATCCGGTGCTGGGCAAAGACTTCATCGCCTCGGTCGCTACCGGTGTCCGGTTGCCGCTGTACGCCGTCCGTGACGCCGATGGCACCGTGAAGGTCCGAGACGGCCAACGCCGGATGCTCGCCGCCCGTGAGGCCGGTCTGACATCGGTCCCGGTCTATGTGGTCGCGGCCGATCAGGCCGAGAGCGACGACACCGAGCGGACCCGCCGCCGCATCATCGACCAGGTCATCGCCAACGAAGCCCGCGCCGACCTCAAAGCATCGGAGAAGGCCGCAGCGGTCGAGCAACTGTCCTTGACCGGTTTGTCGGCCACCAAGATCGCCAAATCGCTGCACACCAACAAAAAGACGGTCGATGCAGCGCTGGCCACCGCAGCCTCCCAGACCGCCCGCAGCGCGGTCGATGCCGCGAACCTCACCCTGGACCAGGGCATGATCTTGGCCGAGTACGACGACGATCCTGAGGCCGTGACCGAGCTGGTCGCCGCCGCTGCCGAGGGCCGGTTCGACCACAAAGCCGCCGAGCTCAAGGAGACCGCACCGGCACGCGCCGCGATCAGGGCCGCGCGCGATGAGCTGACCGCCCAGGGCTTTACCGTCACCACCGACCGGAGCGACGTTGTTAGCGGCTACCGTCGCCTCGATCAGCTCGTCGACGCCGAAGGCAGCAAAGCCGCCGTGGCCGATCTTGACCCCGATCACCTGCTCGCGCTCGTGTCGGCGCGGTGGCGGACCGAGTACACCAGCGCCGACGGAGTCGCACTCGACCGTGACGACATCGACTGGGACCTCGACGGTGAAGAAGACGCCGACCTCAAGCCCGAAGAGGGCTACCACGATCCGCGCACAGTGACCCGGACCGAAAGCTGCACCGCTGAGGTGGTGTGGTTTCACCGCTGCTACGAAGAGGCCGGATTACTGACCGCGTGGGAGTGGGACCAGCAGAACCGGTCAAGCAAGAAGAGCACCCCGAAAGACCGGCCGCTGACCGAGGCCGAGCAGGCCCACAAAGACGCCGAGACCCGCGAACGACGCAAGGTCAAGACGCTTAACAAGTTGGGTGTGGCGGCGCAGACGGTGCGCAGGGACAAGCTGACCGAGGCCTTCGGCCGTAAAACCCTGCCCAAGGGCAAAGCCGCTGTGGTCGCAGCGTTCCTGGCAACCACGATGTGGCACAACGCCGATCTGTACAACGTCACCCGCCAGGACGCCAACGCCAAGGACATCGCGGCCGACCTGCTCGGCGGCGATCCCATCGAAGCGCTCGACGGAGCCACCGGCGAACGCGCCCAGCTGATCGCTTTGGCGATCACGTGCGCCGCGCACGAGGCGAACCTGCCCAAGGACGCCTGGCGCGGTGGCCACGAGTACCTGCGCAGCATCGGCGAAGGACGC
- a CDS encoding cold-shock protein, whose amino-acid sequence MSSIGVVRVWHFDDEWGVVDSDDTPGGAYVRGYSLRVEAVTDLSQPVAAMGLRPGTEVEFEWSEAAQPVEGLRYLVQKAWPRGTAGARPARQTGAFSTSLWNSVGDPGPDGLTVMRETDLDSLEIPEIDPPALFTTVGTVRLWIDEEGWGVIDSDATPGGAWVHYSTVAGTGFRKLDPGQAVEFTYEHAKQDGYDFRAASVVGL is encoded by the coding sequence ATGTCGTCGATCGGGGTCGTGCGCGTGTGGCATTTCGATGATGAGTGGGGTGTCGTCGACTCTGATGACACTCCGGGTGGGGCCTACGTGCGCGGGTATTCGCTCAGGGTGGAGGCTGTCACTGATCTGAGCCAACCCGTAGCGGCAATGGGCTTGCGACCGGGTACCGAGGTTGAGTTCGAGTGGTCAGAAGCTGCCCAGCCGGTCGAGGGTCTGCGCTACCTCGTCCAGAAGGCCTGGCCGCGGGGCACTGCCGGTGCACGGCCGGCCCGCCAGACGGGGGCATTCTCCACCAGCTTGTGGAACAGCGTCGGCGATCCTGGCCCCGATGGGTTGACAGTGATGCGAGAAACCGACCTCGACAGTCTCGAGATACCCGAGATCGATCCGCCTGCCCTGTTCACCACCGTCGGCACGGTGCGGCTTTGGATCGACGAAGAAGGCTGGGGCGTAATCGATTCCGACGCAACCCCGGGTGGTGCATGGGTGCACTATTCTACGGTCGCTGGCACCGGCTTCCGCAAATTGGATCCTGGACAGGCCGTCGAGTTCACCTACGAGCATGCCAAACAGGATGGGTATGACTTTCGGGCAGCCTCAGTCGTAGGGCTCTGA